A genomic stretch from Chitinophaga agri includes:
- a CDS encoding response regulator, with the protein MKKTVLIIDDSLPIRYLLEVMLNRTYNVVSACDGLAAMAWLKNGNIPDLVITDLQMPNINGWELIEFMTESNLYQHIPLMVLSGVHDTKESFAHIRPGNIKTIIKKPFDPVILLDTIDHVLKAQHVPAFS; encoded by the coding sequence GTGAAAAAAACAGTTTTAATTATAGATGATAGTTTACCCATCCGATACTTACTTGAGGTGATGCTAAACAGAACTTACAACGTTGTTTCAGCGTGTGACGGTCTCGCAGCTATGGCATGGTTAAAGAATGGCAATATCCCCGATCTGGTGATCACCGACCTCCAGATGCCAAATATTAACGGATGGGAGCTCATCGAGTTTATGACCGAGAGCAATCTGTACCAGCACATCCCTTTAATGGTCCTCTCTGGTGTACACGACACTAAAGAATCCTTCGCCCACATACGTCCGGGCAACATAAAGACGATCATCAAAAAACCGTTTGATCCGGTGATCTTACTGGATACTATTGATCATGTACTGAAAGCACAGCATGTTCCTGCTTTTTCATAG
- a CDS encoding glycosyltransferase family 2 protein encodes MIVISTIFWCSIFLVCYSYIGYGLLLYIVIKIRRYFVKTQHIGDGSSFIPEVTFMVAAYNEAAFIREKITNTLSLNYPADKLKIIFVTDGSTDDTNNIIRSYPQITLLHEPERKGKTMAVNRAMKHVKTPFVVFSDANTLLNNDVLICLMRHFRDEKTGAVAGEKKILVADQAEAEGAGEGMYWKYESLLKKWDAELYSVMGAAGELFAVRTVLYEDVPADTILDDFMISFGINKKGYRVAYAPDAYAQETPSASLQDEYKRKVRIAAGGFQSMSRLLDLLNVFRYPKITWQYVSHRVSRWTVAPLCLLLALLSNILICIAGGGGIYQLFLLAQLAFYGMAFAGFLLAKKGVKSKLLYVPFYFVFMNIAVYQGFGRFLRKKQSAVWDRSQRQLTVG; translated from the coding sequence ATGATTGTGATCTCTACGATTTTCTGGTGCAGCATTTTCCTGGTTTGTTATAGTTACATTGGATACGGACTACTACTATATATAGTAATTAAAATACGTCGTTACTTCGTAAAAACCCAACATATTGGAGACGGATCTTCCTTTATACCGGAAGTAACATTTATGGTAGCCGCATACAATGAAGCGGCCTTTATCAGAGAAAAGATCACAAATACGCTTTCGCTAAATTATCCGGCTGACAAATTAAAGATCATCTTCGTCACTGACGGATCTACTGATGATACCAATAATATAATAAGGAGTTATCCACAGATCACGCTTCTGCATGAACCCGAAAGAAAAGGGAAAACAATGGCGGTGAACCGTGCGATGAAACATGTTAAAACACCATTTGTCGTTTTTTCTGATGCCAATACCTTATTAAATAATGATGTACTGATTTGTCTCATGCGTCACTTCCGTGATGAAAAGACAGGGGCCGTCGCCGGTGAGAAAAAGATCCTGGTTGCAGACCAGGCGGAGGCGGAAGGTGCAGGAGAAGGAATGTACTGGAAATATGAATCGCTGCTGAAGAAATGGGATGCGGAACTTTATAGTGTCATGGGGGCTGCCGGTGAACTTTTTGCCGTGAGAACTGTTTTATACGAGGATGTTCCGGCTGACACCATCCTGGATGATTTTATGATCTCTTTCGGCATCAACAAAAAGGGTTACCGGGTCGCCTATGCTCCTGATGCATACGCGCAGGAAACACCTTCTGCGTCCCTGCAGGATGAGTATAAACGAAAAGTGCGTATTGCCGCCGGTGGCTTTCAGTCAATGAGCCGTCTCCTGGATCTGCTTAATGTATTCCGTTATCCAAAGATCACCTGGCAATATGTGTCACACCGTGTATCCCGCTGGACAGTAGCGCCGTTATGCCTGCTGCTTGCATTGCTGTCCAACATCCTTATCTGCATTGCTGGCGGGGGGGGGATATACCAACTGTTCCTGTTGGCGCAACTGGCATTTTACGGCATGGCTTTCGCCGGATTCCTGCTGGCGAAGAAAGGTGTAAAGAGTAAACTGTTATATGTTCCTTTTTATTTCGTCTTTATGAACATCGCCGTATATCAGGGTTTTGGCCGCTTCCTGAGGAAAAAGCAATCCGCCGTATGGGATCGTTCACAACGGCAGTTAACTGTCGGATAA
- a CDS encoding fibronectin type III domain-containing protein, with amino-acid sequence MKRTVHLLISILMLFAGTAHAQQALNPADPIVVYNSASPPTAPAYGRIGKWVKTNRLSWNTSDFKCYIYKGLNFRLKFPKTYQHNVADGKKYPVFVFLHGRGEGGTVYDNEYQLLHGGQNFETQTDNGNFDGFLFYGQTADGNWGNGQFDIIKELLDSLAVQTKADLYRVIVNGLSAGGYGSWGFAERYPQSFAAVMPMSGIANGDGTSENVNKLKFTSMWYFQGGLDNSPAPYTANTVMTAYQNAGADMKYTLYPNLGHGTWNTAWAETDFIPFMNRANVLTPWPLTGRAEFCPGESVNVVAGIPPGFAAYEWQKDGVTIPNATGNSITITALGSYAVRVRRTAGGAWSEFSPTPLVIKTKAATVTPPISIDALATNVLPAPDGSTTVTLKLPDGYASYEWRRVGNNTSIGSTNTIDVGVGQYIARVTEQFGCASSFSSPYAVIAAAGTNVPDIVSGVTVTPVSQTQLTLNWTDKANPANNETGFEIYRSTTSGNNYKLIGKVAADVLVFNDANLAAGTKYFYVIRPVNGNGAGPVSAEASGTTQSDKVKPTAPLNLTVTNSTTSSVSLSWSASTDDVGVAAYDIYVNNAKAYTVEGTQLSMVTYGLTDRKVYNFYVVARDAANNSSAPSNQVTGTTVNKGLSYKYYEGTYSTLPNFNNLTPVETGRTPNVDITVRNRETNYAMMWTGFITIPVAGTYYFGTNSDDGSKLYFNMNYSFSGTATVNNDGAHGTTQVSSSALNLAAGVYPITVTYFQGTGGQAMNIRWRSTALGINSLTNIPDQYLGDTMAIPGNAPTTPAVFGAKATSFDKVTLTWSDNSDNETGFELYRSTSPTGTYSVIGKANANATSLVDNSVAANTRYFYKVRAIGQFGESALSTGYPYSSVYAFDNNITDISVNNNTTSANGLTYSNTDKVEGTHSAVFNGSSSYVSIGGNGSGYLHDAFSARTISLWFKANVTDNNRIILDMGGSDAGIALRINANKLEANVASGSNRSTLSVPFTSLAWTHVALVYSSGAFRMYINGDLAASLTTSYTTIAATSNNSRLGVNNGTNAFNSTGVYFNGKMDNVAIISQALTQAEITQLSGQNLPFYSTLTNTLPAAPGTPADVAATANSASAIQLTWTNNDANTTGFDIQRSFGTSNNFILVKTLDTVTGASNTYTDTALFANQQYVYRVRAKGDGGNSGYSANVTAVTGNNRPSIEAISNQSARYDVETHIRIVATDVDEDPLTLTTANLPAFVTLAADAQGSYLKVTPNAGVQGSYTNLTVYAADAFGGKDTATFNLTINDNFSPIITSIANVSLNEGAGQQLSLTAGDQNTADVLTWSGVSLPSFISLTGNNRTATLNINPGYADAGVYTVKVAIVDGNGGTDNKTFTVTVADKDPNYKFFVRFKHQTDIAAPWNNISTVSTANLKNDKGETTSVGLQLLTGNWFSWNEGPQTGNNSGVYPDAVMREYYFFGSYPGIFTSQNAIDGKLTGLDANRKYSFKFYAGSSWSVLANNGTTIFTMNGVSIPINVQGNTSTTANFDNIAPNGSGEITFNMALANGTQVGYLGAIEVNAILDDGTTPAAPKDLTASEANGNVSLSWTNIAYNATGYRIHRSTDSLGSYSLLGSLNSATASAYVDSTVHGNTHYYYKISASNSAGVSAGYSNIAGVVVPVKPPRIAAIADIKLKAEASAQFNVQATGDLGNTVTLTVDGLPAFGNFTDNGDGTGTFSFSPTANNLGSYAVTLTATDNQGAASSSTFNVLVSDKNTKSIYFDFSSSNPAPAPWNNVAGFPYAGTRLTNAKDESGFATGINMIFNENWENDATAPGMSTYDNSGIYPDQVMQSAVYDSRNITHTVRLTGLNNSKRYNVVFFSSLNFGVNAKVRYTIGTDSVVIDPAYNTSVTKQINGVAPSAAGEITILVNKTSAGYYMHMNAMVLEEYDASLGVLNPVNLRAEATGAKSIKLDWADRANNESGYQVWRAVSGGSYSQIATLGANVVTYTDNNLSVNQKYYYKVRANGLLGNSDYSNAASATTPGFSVQVNFSELLVAPAPWNNLGMRPQAGVAISNMKDGQTNTTGIGLTILQNFDGMYSAGMNTGNNSGVYPDNVMVENYGLFPGNHADFNITGLNQTLKYDLVFFGSSVEWEDITGKYTVNGTKMAWLNASMNKSGVVTIRDVSPDAYGKIHIDVDPGTPGSRYGLIAALTIRGHVDPATQDEEGPVDPEASPAGRLINNLVGVVTDVVKPTEKTAEFGDAKVYPNPFDNQFNVDIVLKAETAVRVEIFDVAGRLLYSDYKGSVPAGNSTLRINTGSRISAPGIYLLRISGKNGETKMVKLVKR; translated from the coding sequence ATGAAAAGAACTGTACACTTACTTATCAGCATTCTGATGCTCTTTGCGGGTACGGCTCATGCACAGCAAGCCCTTAATCCCGCAGACCCCATTGTTGTGTACAACTCAGCCTCTCCCCCTACAGCGCCTGCCTATGGCCGCATAGGGAAATGGGTTAAAACCAACCGGCTAAGCTGGAATACATCCGACTTTAAATGTTATATCTACAAGGGACTTAACTTCCGTCTCAAATTCCCTAAGACCTATCAACATAACGTTGCTGACGGCAAGAAGTACCCTGTTTTCGTATTCCTTCACGGTCGTGGTGAAGGCGGTACCGTTTATGATAACGAATACCAGCTCTTACACGGTGGCCAGAACTTTGAAACACAAACGGACAACGGCAACTTTGACGGCTTTCTTTTTTATGGACAAACTGCTGACGGTAACTGGGGTAACGGCCAGTTCGACATCATCAAGGAACTGCTGGACAGCTTAGCTGTACAGACAAAAGCGGATCTCTACAGAGTAATTGTAAACGGCCTTTCGGCCGGTGGGTATGGTTCCTGGGGATTCGCAGAACGCTATCCACAATCCTTCGCCGCAGTAATGCCTATGAGTGGTATTGCCAATGGCGATGGCACCTCCGAAAATGTAAATAAACTGAAGTTCACCTCCATGTGGTATTTCCAGGGAGGTCTGGATAACTCACCTGCTCCCTACACCGCTAACACCGTAATGACGGCATACCAGAATGCAGGTGCAGACATGAAATACACACTTTACCCGAATCTTGGCCACGGCACATGGAACACCGCCTGGGCCGAAACGGACTTCATTCCGTTTATGAACAGGGCCAATGTACTTACACCATGGCCACTGACGGGAAGAGCTGAATTCTGTCCCGGAGAATCTGTCAACGTTGTTGCAGGTATTCCTCCAGGCTTTGCTGCTTATGAATGGCAGAAAGACGGTGTCACCATCCCTAACGCTACCGGTAATAGCATCACCATTACCGCACTCGGTTCCTACGCTGTAAGAGTGAGAAGAACTGCCGGCGGTGCGTGGTCTGAATTCTCCCCTACCCCACTTGTTATTAAAACAAAGGCAGCCACTGTAACGCCGCCTATATCTATTGACGCTCTTGCAACAAACGTACTGCCCGCTCCCGACGGCAGCACCACTGTGACACTGAAACTGCCTGACGGCTACGCTTCTTACGAATGGCGCCGCGTGGGTAACAATACCTCTATTGGTTCTACGAACACTATTGATGTTGGTGTAGGACAATACATCGCCCGCGTAACGGAACAATTCGGTTGTGCGAGCAGCTTCTCTAGTCCTTATGCTGTAATTGCTGCTGCGGGTACCAATGTACCTGATATCGTCAGTGGCGTTACGGTGACTCCTGTTTCACAGACACAGTTAACACTGAACTGGACAGATAAAGCCAATCCGGCTAACAATGAAACAGGCTTCGAAATATATCGTAGTACGACTTCCGGTAATAATTATAAACTGATCGGTAAAGTAGCGGCTGATGTGCTGGTATTTAATGATGCCAATCTCGCAGCTGGCACCAAATACTTTTATGTGATCCGTCCGGTAAATGGGAACGGCGCCGGTCCTGTATCTGCTGAAGCCAGTGGAACAACACAGAGCGACAAGGTGAAACCTACAGCTCCGCTGAATCTGACGGTCACCAATTCCACCACCAGCTCTGTATCCCTCAGCTGGTCAGCTTCTACAGACGATGTAGGTGTAGCGGCTTATGATATTTATGTGAATAATGCAAAAGCCTATACAGTAGAAGGCACACAGCTTTCCATGGTGACCTACGGTCTGACCGACAGGAAGGTGTACAACTTCTACGTAGTGGCAAGAGACGCTGCAAATAACAGCTCCGCTCCAAGCAACCAGGTAACTGGTACTACGGTGAATAAAGGCCTTAGCTATAAATATTATGAAGGCACCTATTCTACGCTGCCAAACTTTAATAACCTGACCCCTGTGGAAACAGGCAGAACACCGAATGTTGATATCACTGTCAGAAACAGAGAAACCAACTACGCCATGATGTGGACTGGTTTCATTACCATTCCGGTTGCAGGTACTTACTATTTCGGTACGAACTCTGATGATGGCAGCAAGCTGTATTTCAATATGAACTATTCCTTCAGCGGTACTGCAACTGTCAACAATGACGGTGCGCATGGTACTACCCAGGTAAGCAGTTCAGCGCTGAACCTTGCTGCTGGTGTTTATCCGATCACAGTTACCTACTTCCAGGGTACTGGTGGTCAGGCAATGAACATCCGCTGGAGATCCACTGCACTTGGTATCAACAGTCTGACCAACATTCCTGATCAGTACCTGGGCGATACCATGGCGATCCCTGGCAATGCGCCAACTACACCTGCCGTTTTTGGTGCGAAAGCTACTTCATTCGACAAGGTAACCCTGACATGGAGTGACAACAGTGATAATGAAACAGGCTTTGAACTATATCGCAGCACATCCCCTACCGGCACTTACAGTGTGATAGGAAAAGCGAATGCGAATGCAACTTCCCTCGTGGATAATTCCGTAGCCGCCAACACCCGCTACTTCTATAAAGTACGCGCAATAGGCCAGTTTGGTGAGTCTGCATTGTCTACTGGTTACCCATACAGCTCGGTATATGCTTTTGATAATAACATCACTGATATTTCTGTCAATAACAATACTACCAGTGCGAATGGTCTGACCTACTCTAATACCGATAAGGTAGAAGGTACCCACTCCGCTGTTTTCAACGGAAGCAGTTCTTATGTAAGTATCGGCGGTAATGGCAGTGGCTACCTGCATGATGCATTCTCTGCACGTACAATTTCACTGTGGTTCAAAGCCAACGTTACTGACAACAACCGGATCATCCTGGATATGGGTGGCAGCGACGCTGGTATTGCACTGCGTATAAATGCGAATAAACTGGAAGCCAATGTGGCCAGCGGTAGCAACCGTAGTACATTGTCAGTACCGTTCACCAGTCTTGCATGGACACATGTAGCACTGGTATACAGCAGCGGTGCCTTCCGCATGTATATTAACGGCGACCTGGCAGCGTCTCTGACAACCAGCTATACCACGATCGCAGCTACCAGCAATAACTCACGCCTCGGTGTGAACAATGGCACCAATGCATTCAACTCTACCGGCGTTTACTTCAACGGTAAGATGGATAATGTTGCGATCATCAGCCAGGCATTGACACAGGCAGAGATCACACAGCTCTCCGGACAGAACCTGCCATTCTACAGCACGTTGACCAATACGCTGCCTGCAGCTCCTGGTACGCCGGCTGACGTGGCGGCTACCGCAAATTCTGCATCAGCTATCCAGCTCACATGGACAAACAACGATGCGAATACCACAGGCTTCGACATTCAGCGTTCCTTCGGTACGAGCAACAACTTCATTCTTGTTAAAACATTAGATACTGTAACAGGTGCTTCCAATACCTACACTGATACAGCACTGTTTGCAAATCAGCAGTATGTATACCGTGTTCGTGCGAAAGGCGATGGTGGTAACTCCGGCTACTCCGCTAACGTTACCGCTGTTACAGGCAATAACAGACCTTCCATCGAAGCGATCAGCAACCAGTCAGCACGCTATGATGTGGAAACACATATCCGGATCGTAGCTACAGATGTGGATGAAGATCCGCTGACACTGACCACTGCTAATCTGCCTGCCTTCGTTACACTGGCAGCTGACGCACAGGGATCTTACCTGAAGGTAACTCCTAACGCAGGCGTGCAGGGTAGCTATACCAACCTTACAGTATATGCAGCTGATGCCTTCGGTGGTAAAGACACCGCTACTTTCAATCTCACGATCAATGACAACTTTAGCCCTATCATAACCTCAATTGCCAACGTATCTCTGAATGAGGGCGCAGGTCAGCAGCTATCACTCACAGCTGGCGACCAGAATACAGCAGACGTTCTTACATGGTCTGGTGTATCTCTGCCCTCATTCATCTCTCTCACCGGTAACAACCGTACCGCTACCCTGAATATCAATCCAGGCTACGCTGATGCGGGTGTATACACTGTGAAAGTGGCAATTGTGGACGGTAACGGCGGTACCGACAATAAGACATTCACCGTTACTGTGGCTGACAAGGATCCTAACTATAAATTCTTCGTCCGCTTCAAACATCAGACAGACATTGCTGCACCATGGAACAACATTTCCACTGTGTCAACGGCTAATCTGAAAAATGATAAAGGAGAAACCACCAGTGTCGGTCTGCAGTTACTGACAGGTAACTGGTTCTCCTGGAACGAAGGTCCTCAGACGGGCAATAATAGTGGTGTATACCCTGATGCTGTCATGAGAGAATACTACTTCTTCGGTTCTTATCCTGGTATCTTCACCTCTCAGAATGCTATTGATGGTAAACTGACAGGGCTGGATGCCAACAGGAAATACTCCTTCAAGTTCTACGCAGGTAGTTCCTGGTCTGTACTGGCCAACAATGGTACCACCATATTCACCATGAATGGTGTGAGCATTCCGATCAATGTACAGGGTAATACCTCTACTACCGCAAACTTTGATAACATCGCACCTAATGGTTCGGGCGAGATCACCTTTAACATGGCTTTAGCCAATGGAACACAGGTAGGTTACCTGGGCGCTATCGAGGTGAACGCGATCCTGGACGATGGTACAACACCAGCTGCTCCTAAAGACCTGACCGCAAGCGAAGCAAACGGTAATGTGTCACTCAGCTGGACCAACATTGCTTATAATGCGACCGGCTACAGGATACACCGCTCTACTGACTCACTGGGCAGCTACAGCCTGCTGGGCAGTCTGAACAGCGCCACCGCCAGCGCCTATGTAGACAGTACTGTGCATGGCAACACGCATTACTACTATAAGATCAGCGCGTCTAACTCTGCAGGTGTATCTGCAGGCTACAGTAACATCGCTGGTGTAGTGGTACCGGTTAAACCTCCCCGCATCGCTGCTATCGCTGACATCAAACTTAAAGCTGAAGCATCCGCACAGTTCAATGTACAGGCTACAGGCGATCTGGGTAATACCGTGACATTGACAGTAGACGGTCTGCCAGCATTCGGTAACTTCACCGACAATGGCGACGGAACCGGCACATTCTCCTTCAGTCCGACCGCCAACAACCTGGGTAGCTATGCAGTGACACTCACTGCTACCGACAACCAGGGTGCAGCGTCCAGCAGTACCTTCAATGTGCTTGTTTCTGATAAGAACACGAAGAGCATCTACTTCGACTTCTCATCCAGCAATCCGGCGCCTGCACCATGGAACAATGTGGCAGGGTTCCCTTACGCTGGTACAAGACTGACGAATGCAAAAGACGAATCAGGTTTCGCAACCGGCATCAATATGATCTTCAATGAAAACTGGGAAAATGATGCTACTGCTCCTGGTATGAGCACTTACGATAACTCAGGTATCTATCCTGACCAGGTAATGCAGTCCGCGGTATATGACAGCAGAAACATCACCCACACGGTAAGACTCACAGGATTGAACAATAGCAAACGTTATAACGTTGTCTTCTTTAGTAGTCTGAACTTCGGTGTGAACGCCAAAGTGAGGTATACTATCGGCACTGACAGCGTGGTAATTGATCCGGCATACAACACTTCTGTCACTAAACAGATCAATGGTGTGGCGCCTAGTGCGGCCGGTGAGATCACCATCCTCGTCAACAAGACCAGCGCAGGTTACTACATGCACATGAACGCGATGGTGCTGGAAGAATATGACGCATCATTAGGCGTACTGAATCCGGTGAACCTCCGTGCAGAAGCTACCGGTGCAAAATCAATCAAACTGGATTGGGCTGACAGGGCTAACAACGAATCAGGTTATCAGGTATGGCGTGCAGTATCAGGCGGCAGCTACTCACAGATAGCAACACTTGGTGCAAATGTGGTGACTTATACAGATAATAATCTGAGTGTCAACCAGAAGTACTACTATAAAGTGCGTGCAAACGGACTGCTGGGCAACTCTGACTACAGTAACGCGGCATCAGCTACGACCCCGGGCTTCAGCGTGCAGGTGAACTTCAGCGAACTGCTGGTAGCTCCTGCTCCATGGAACAACCTGGGTATGCGTCCACAAGCTGGTGTGGCAATCAGCAACATGAAGGACGGCCAGACGAATACAACCGGCATCGGTCTTACCATCCTGCAAAACTTTGATGGTATGTACTCAGCAGGTATGAATACCGGTAACAACAGCGGTGTTTATCCTGACAACGTAATGGTCGAAAACTACGGCCTGTTCCCGGGTAACCACGCTGACTTCAACATTACCGGACTTAACCAGACCCTGAAATATGACCTGGTATTCTTCGGTAGCTCTGTCGAGTGGGAAGACATTACTGGTAAATACACAGTAAATGGCACGAAGATGGCATGGTTGAATGCCTCTATGAACAAGAGTGGTGTAGTAACTATCCGCGATGTCTCTCCTGATGCCTATGGTAAGATCCACATCGATGTTGATCCTGGCACACCAGGATCCCGCTACGGTCTGATCGCAGCACTGACTATCAGAGGACATGTTGATCCTGCTACGCAGGACGAGGAGGGCCCGGTTGATCCTGAGGCTTCACCGGCCGGCAGATTGATCAACAACCTGGTGGGTGTAGTGACCGACGTGGTGAAACCAACTGAAAAAACAGCGGAATTTGGAGATGCGAAGGTGTATCCAAATCCATTCGATAATCAGTTCAACGTAGACATAGTACTGAAAGCAGAAACTGCCGTGAGAGTAGAGATCTTTGACGTAGCCGGCAGACTGTTGTACTCAGATTATAAGGGCTCCGTTCCAGCTGGTAACAGTACCCTGCGCATTAACACCGGTTCAAGGATTAGTGCTCCTGGTATCTACCTGCTCCGCATCAGCGGTAAGAATGGTGAAACCAAGATGGTAAAACTGGTTAAGCGTTAA
- a CDS encoding GumC family protein translates to MDIIYFVKALLKKKWWIIISTIIAIVAAFVFTLGKPRMYASVTQIATGFTMNDQVKLRDENVNIFEADVKFDNAIETMNSPVVIGMLSYDLLLHDLTSKKPFVQLSEKDRSSDAYKAVDKQAAVTILRNKLDSLQVLSSYNPTERNILAFLKLYKFDYESIRKHLSAGRVQRTDFLEIVFMAENPEQAAYTVNTIYREFMRYYRSMRSERSVESVESFDQLAIQKKAELDTKIEALRAYKSSQGLLNVETASGNQLDLIKQFEKGLSDETANYNTISSSLESVNNRLASASAGKTVYTNSNSEIIDLRRQINDLNEDLTQKGGNDPAISAKLSTLRAQLQKKLGASTSGSQSATTKEALLEEKANLEAQLNASKLNMRSLQGQIYRLKGSVGSYANKEATVSSLQSEVDMAQEEYNKLKEKLNAAQDNQTTPDLNFKQVLKGQPAFKPESSKRVIIMGMSGISIFLLTSFIVLLLEFLDGSLKSPSVFEKHLDLRLISSVNHADLTKYSILEVLQRTTIPDKHTKQRQNTFRELLRKLRYEIESSGKKSFLVTSTESRQGKTTLTQALAYSLSLSNKNVLVIDTNFCNNDITVQMEAAPTLETFSVPASELSIDKVKAIVTTYAVPGIEVIGCKGGDYTPSEILPKNNLLNYLPFLAEHYDFILLEGAPLNDYTDSKELAQYVDGVIAVFSSQLSLTQVDRESAQFFETLGGKFVGAVLNNVQEEYLEL, encoded by the coding sequence ATGGATATTATATATTTCGTTAAAGCCCTGCTGAAAAAGAAATGGTGGATCATCATCAGTACCATCATTGCCATTGTTGCCGCTTTTGTTTTTACCCTTGGCAAACCCCGTATGTACGCCTCTGTAACCCAGATAGCCACCGGATTCACGATGAATGATCAGGTGAAGCTCCGTGATGAGAACGTGAACATATTTGAGGCAGATGTGAAATTCGACAACGCAATTGAAACTATGAATTCACCTGTTGTCATAGGTATGCTGTCTTATGATTTGCTGCTGCACGATCTGACCAGTAAAAAACCTTTTGTACAACTCAGTGAGAAAGACCGTTCATCAGACGCCTATAAAGCGGTTGACAAACAGGCAGCGGTTACCATCTTACGTAACAAGCTGGACTCCCTGCAGGTCCTCTCCTCTTATAATCCAACAGAACGTAATATCCTGGCTTTCCTGAAACTCTACAAATTTGACTACGAGTCTATCCGTAAGCACCTCAGCGCTGGCCGTGTGCAGCGCACGGACTTCCTGGAGATCGTATTCATGGCCGAGAATCCGGAGCAGGCAGCGTATACAGTAAATACCATCTACCGCGAGTTTATGCGTTACTACAGAAGCATGCGCTCTGAAAGATCAGTGGAAAGCGTGGAGTCTTTCGACCAGCTGGCAATACAGAAAAAAGCCGAACTGGATACAAAAATAGAAGCATTACGCGCGTACAAATCGTCACAGGGGCTACTGAACGTGGAAACAGCCAGTGGTAATCAGCTGGACCTGATCAAGCAATTTGAGAAAGGTCTGTCTGATGAAACAGCGAATTATAATACCATCAGCTCATCGCTGGAAAGCGTCAATAACCGTCTTGCCTCCGCTAGTGCCGGTAAGACCGTTTATACCAACAGCAATAGCGAGATCATTGACCTGCGCAGACAGATCAACGACCTCAATGAAGACCTTACGCAGAAAGGTGGAAATGATCCCGCCATCAGTGCTAAGCTGAGTACCCTCCGTGCCCAGCTCCAGAAGAAACTGGGCGCCTCCACCAGCGGTTCACAGAGTGCCACTACCAAAGAGGCACTGCTGGAAGAAAAAGCAAACCTGGAAGCACAGCTGAATGCCTCCAAACTAAATATGAGAAGCCTTCAGGGTCAGATCTACAGGCTGAAAGGTTCCGTAGGTTCCTATGCCAATAAGGAAGCTACCGTAAGCAGCTTACAGTCAGAAGTGGACATGGCCCAGGAAGAGTACAATAAACTGAAGGAAAAACTGAATGCGGCCCAGGACAATCAGACAACGCCTGACCTGAACTTCAAACAGGTACTCAAAGGACAGCCGGCGTTCAAGCCGGAGTCTTCCAAAAGGGTGATCATTATGGGGATGTCCGGTATCTCTATATTCCTGCTCACCTCCTTTATTGTGTTACTGCTGGAATTCCTGGATGGCTCTCTGAAATCGCCTTCTGTATTTGAAAAGCACCTGGACCTGCGTCTTATCAGTAGTGTAAACCATGCAGATCTTACCAAATATAGTATCCTGGAAGTGTTACAACGTACAACGATTCCGGACAAACACACTAAGCAACGTCAGAACACCTTCCGTGAGTTACTGCGTAAACTGCGCTATGAAATAGAAAGCAGTGGTAAGAAATCTTTCCTTGTTACCAGTACAGAATCGCGTCAGGGTAAAACTACGCTGACCCAGGCCCTCGCCTACAGCCTGAGCCTGAGCAATAAGAACGTCCTGGTGATCGATACGAATTTCTGTAACAACGATATCACTGTTCAGATGGAAGCTGCGCCAACATTAGAGACCTTCTCTGTGCCAGCATCAGAACTGAGCATTGACAAAGTAAAAGCAATTGTCACAACCTATGCTGTACCGGGTATTGAGGTGATTGGCTGTAAAGGTGGAGACTATACTCCATCTGAGATCCTGCCTAAGAACAACCTCTTAAACTACCTGCCTTTCCTCGCAGAACATTATGATTTCATTCTGCTGGAAGGTGCTCCGCTCAACGACTATACCGACAGTAAAGAATTGGCGCAATACGTTGATGGCGTCATAGCCGTATTCTCGTCCCAGCTCTCCCTGACACAGGTAGACCGTGAATCGGCGCAGTTTTTTGAAACTCTTGGCGGTAAATTCGTAGGAGCCGTACTGAATAATGTGCAGGAAGAATACCTCGAATTATAA